A single Oryctolagus cuniculus chromosome 18, mOryCun1.1, whole genome shotgun sequence DNA region contains:
- the LOC138846491 gene encoding transmembrane protein PMIS2-like, with translation MQQATPLSTPEQPVTLVPLRPKPKDYLFLSIMSIFFFSPLAILALVFSLKTREANFLDNRERALKNSRLAFCFSIFSMLIGCALVTFYFVLRALKQNI, from the exons ATGCAGCAGGCCACCCCGTTGTCTACCCCGGAGCAGCCAGTCACCCTGGTGCCTTTGCGTCCCAAACCAAAGGATTATTTGTTTCTCTCCATCATGTCTATCTTCTTCTTCTCCCCCTTGGCGATCCTGGCCCTGGTGTTCTCCCTCAAG ACCCGGGAAGCCAACTTCTTGGACAATCGGGAGCGAGCGCTGAAGAACTCGCGACTGGCCTTCTGCTTCAGCATCTTCAGCATGCTGATAGGCTGTGCTCTGGTCACTTTCTACTTCGTCCTCAGAGCCTTGAAGCAGAACATCTGA